From Triticum urartu cultivar G1812 chromosome 2, Tu2.1, whole genome shotgun sequence, a single genomic window includes:
- the LOC125540925 gene encoding uncharacterized protein LOC125540925 — protein sequence MVSWSEDSGSSEGSHGRYYQYATSGSDDGIVQIPATTDDSEFEGKDYVLCHEHRKRAERLVAFEGIHTGRRFLACAVKVCVKFLLISCCGLIIWSLFSTYFGI from the exons ATGGTTTCCTGGAGTGAGGACTCTGGCAGCAGTGAAGGTTCACATGGCAGGTATTACCAGTACGCCACCTCAGGTTCAGACGACGGCATCGTGCAG ATCCCTGCTACCACGGATGACTCCGAATTCGAGGGCAAAGATTATGTTTTGTGCCATGAACACCGGAAGCGAGCAGAAAGACTTGTTGCTTTCGAGGGCATCCATACTGGCAGGAGGTTCCTTGCCTGTGCTGTGAAGGTATGTGTCAAATTTCTGCTAATTAGCTGTTGTGGTCTAATCATTTGGTCATTGTTTAGTACCTATTTTGGTATTTAG
- the LOC125534908 gene encoding uncharacterized protein LOC125534908 codes for MEHEEEEQVEQLEEDEQMEQQQEPAKKKEKRKGPTKRRALQTFHISQNRNYDFHRNCNDSIIVVCTNVKCPFYIAASVVANETTFCIRKVNLLHTFPAVEENRKNLKKKYGVEISTHMAYRARKQALKVVQGDQRGQYTRIRDYLQAVLDTNLGSRCVVTTEHLPQHPSKNSTFHGLFYCLNACKEGFLNGCRPFIGVDGCFIKLSTGQQILAATGRDGNNNIYPIAFGVVDKEDTNSWTWFLTQLKDALGGESGKFGYYTIISDRQKGLLNAVNHVFPNCPQRFCLRHIYQNFQTAVFRGDELKKHMDAASYSYTKNEHLAAMNDLKRECKAAWAWLNKVPVHTWARHAMDFTCNTDLVVNNISEVFNKMVLDVRGKPIKTMLEGIRTKLMVKFNTNRTKTETANWEICPTYAEMLEEAKYNLRWCQSLMSGPNIYQVSSGDNTYSVNLLHRTCGCRKWDMTAMPCNHAVSAIVKAKLQPEDFVDDFFKKEMYQKAYGHIIFPVPGPNLWPRTRTQDIEPPVFRDKVGKQQTKRRKNQFEKPAPRDTSRMASITCSNCKLVGHRYTVCSKPLKPALAMRQNQHLVS; via the exons ATGGAGCATGAGGAGGAGGAGCAGGTAGAGCAACTGGAGGAGGATGAGCAGATGGAGCAACAACAGGAGCCAGcaaagaagaaggaaaaaagaaaagggccaacCAAGAG GAGAGCACTTCAGACATTTCACATAAGTCAGAATAGGAACTATGACTTCCACAGAAACTGCAATGACAGCATCATAGTTGTGTGCACTAATGTGAAATGTCCTTTCTACATTGCAGCTTCTGTTGTTGCAAATGAAACTACTTTCTGCATCAGAAAGGTTAATCTTCTGCACACATTCCCAGCAGTAGAAGAGAATAGAAAG AATTTGAAGAAGAAATATGGAGTAGAGATCTCAACCCATATGGCCTATAGGGCTAGGAAACAAGCATTGAAGGTTGTCCAAGGAGACCAGAGAGGTCAATACACTAGGATTAGAGATTATTTGCAGGCTGTTTTGGACACAAACCTAGGAAGTAGATGTGTTGTGACCACTGAGCATTTGCCACAACACCCAAGCAAGAACTCAACGTTCCATGGCCTGTTCTACTGTCTTAATGCTTGCAAAGAAGGGTTTTTAAATGGATGTAGGCCATTCATAG GGGTAGATGGTTGTTTTATCAAGCTGTCAACAGGTCAGCAGATCCTTGCTGCAACAGGAAGGGATGGAAACAACAACATATACCCTATAGCATTTGGTGTTGTTGACAAAGAGGACACAAACAGCTGGACCTGGTTCTTAACACAACTGAAAGATGCACTTGGTGGAGAAAGTGGAAAGTTTGGGTATTATACTATCATTTCTGATAGGCAGAAG GGCCTTTTAAATGCAGTAAACCATGTTTTTCCCAATTGTCCACAAAGATTCTGCCTTAGACACATTTATCAAAATTTCCAAACTGCTGTTTTTAGAGGTGATGAATTAAAGAAACACATGGATGCAGCTAGTTACTCTTATACTAAGAATGAACACCTAGCTGCAATGAATGATTTGAAAAGAGAGTGTAAGGCAGCTTGGGCATGGCTTAATAAAGTACCAGTTCATACATGGGCTAGACATGCAATGGATTTTACCTGCAATACTGACCTAGTTGTGAACAACATCAGTGAGGTGTTTAACAAAATGGTCCTAGATGTTAGAGGGAAGCCAATAAAGACCATGCTGGAAGGAATTAGGACTAAATTGATGGTCAAATTTAACACCAATAGAACTAAAACAGAGACAGCAAATTGGGAGATTTGCCCAACATATGCAGAGATGTTAGAGGAGGCAAAGTACAACTTAAGGTGGTGCCAATCTTTGATGTCTGGTCCTAACATTTACCAAGTTAGTAGTGGAGATAACACCTACTCAGTGAACTTGCTGCACAGAACATGTGGATGTAGGAAGTGGGATATGACTGCTATGCCTTGCAACCATGCAGTCTCTGCAATTGTGAAAGCTAAGTTGCAACCTGAAGACTTTGTTGATGATTTCTTCAAGAAGGAAATGTACCAAAAAGCATATGGCCATATCATATTTCCTGTCCCTGGTCCAAATCTGTGGCCAAGGACAAGAACTCAGGACATAGAGCCTCCAGTTTTCAGAGATAAAGTTGGGAAGCAACAAACAAAGAGGAGGAAAAACCAATTTGAGAAGCCAGCACCAAGAGATACATCTAGGATGGCATCCATTACTTGTAGCAACTGCAAACTTGTAGGGCACAGATACACTGTGTGCTCCAAGCCCTTGAAACCAGCTCTTGCTATGAGACAAAACCAGCATCTGGTTAGCTAA